A DNA window from Impatiens glandulifera chromosome 7, dImpGla2.1, whole genome shotgun sequence contains the following coding sequences:
- the LOC124945014 gene encoding bifunctional protein FolD 4, chloroplastic, translating to MASAIFTDCSSATKAVAMTSARLPPLSKLKDQQGAVISPRSISFRPNSRSYSLLNTVLYTTRAMASSASLSPVVMAEDSSAKIIDGKLTAKQIRDEIAIEISRMKESIGVVPGLAVILVGDRKDSATYVRNKKKACETVGIKSFEVSLPEDCSEQEVLTYISKFNDDPSVNGILVQLPLPSHMNEQNILNAVCIEKDVDGFHPLNIGRLAMRGRDPLFVPCTPKGCIELLHRYGVEIRGKRAVVIGRSNIVGMPAAMLLQREDATVTIIHSRTKNAEEITRQADIVIAAVGQANMVKGSWLKPGAVVIDVGINPVEDSSSPRGYRLVGDVCYEEACRVASAITPVPGGVGPMTIAMLLSNTLDSAKRVHNFK from the exons ATGGCGTCAGCGATATTCACTGACTGTTCATCAGCTACGAAGGCTGTGGCAATGACGTCTGCTCGTCTTCCTCCGTTGAGCAAGCTCAAGGACCAACAAGGTGCTGTAATTTCTCCCCGCTCGATTTCCTTCCGGCCTAACTCAAGAAGTTACAGTCTACTCAATACCGTCCTCTACACTACTCGCGCCATGGCTTCCTCCGCCTCCCTATCTCCTG TTGTGATGGCTGAGGATTCATCTGCCAAAATTATTGACGGAAAATTAACTGCAAAGCAGATTAGAGATGAGATAGCGATAGAAATATCAAGGATGAAGGAATCAATTGGCGTTGTTCCAGGATTAGCAGTTATCTTAGTTGGTGATCGTAAGGACTCTGCTACTTACGTACGCAACAAGAAGAAAGCTTGTGAAACTGTAGGGATTAAATCGTTTGAAGTAAGCTTACCAGAAGACTGTTCAGAACAGGAAGTACTTACTTATATCTCAAAATTCAATGATGATCCTTCAGTGAATGGCATCCTTGTGCAGTTGCCTCTTCCTTCT CATATGAATGAACAAAACATCCTGAATGCTGTTTGCATTGAGAAAGATGTTGACGGTTTCCACCCTTTGAACATAGGGCGGTTAGCTATGCGTGGTAGAGACCCATTGTTTGTTCCATGTACGCCTAAGGGATGCATAGAACTGTTGCATAGGTATGGAGTGGAAATCAGAGGGAAAAGAGCAGTTGTTATTGGCAGGAGTAATATTGTCGGGATGCCTGCTGCTATGTTGCTGCAA AGGGAAGATGCTACCGTCACTATTATTCACTCGAGAACAAAAAATGCAGAGGAAATCACTAGACAAGCCGATATAGTCATTGCAGCTGTTGGGCAGGCGAATATGGTGAAAGGTAGCTGGTTAAAACCTGGTGCAGTCGTTATTGATGTCGGGATCAATCCAGTTGAG GATTCAAGCAGTCCTCGAGGTTATAGGTTGGTAGGAGATGTTTGTTATGAGGAGGCTTGTAGGGTTGCTTCAGCCATTACTCCAGTTCCGGGTGGAGTGGGTCCCATGACGATCGCCATGCTATTGTCGAATACTCTTGACTCGGCAAAAAGAgttcataatttcaaataa
- the LOC124945013 gene encoding K(+) efflux antiporter 2, chloroplastic-like yields MEFANSLRYSNLICGGEGTRCYQLDVNWKSKGRSSFSSVYGNTRVKKNKNISASSSLIKGEIGKDLWGGRGFRYFSSRVGNNFCTSLGTLCCQGNDSIAYIDGSEQDVNKVESDSEDSQGVDSSGKETGGEEKVPSLDELRELLQKAINELEVARLNSTMFEEKAQRISETAIGLKDEAANSWNAVNSTLQTVNEIVSEETVAKEAFRKATMALSLAEARLQVEMDSLEAATSRNGSPDFSRESDSEYDSNEEGLNSLREHEDTLLVVRNDVRESQNTLVNCEFELKRVLFRKEELQKEIDRLNDVAEKAELAALKAEEDVANIMLLAEQAVAIELEAAQRLSDAEIALLKAEKNLSSQIDNPEVPTQQNGSSSQGHILSKETVIEEEWVNQEKSGDTATGKDGNQVLEVDSLLGDFKPLNQFDGPEKGLGSTSLSYESDQDNKKVNAESLKEIESDSEKSKNTSQSKKPEIQKDLTRDGSPLNSPKALLKKSSRFFPASFFSLDGTEFTPSSFFQGLVESGRKQLPKLIIGSLLIVAGAAFYMKRADTINQLFQQPDVITSSIDEVATTSESFVYQVQKLPNKIKKLIKMLPHQEMNDEETSLVDMLWLLLASVIFVPIFQKIPGGSPVLGYLAAGILIGPYGLSIIRHVHGTKAIAEFGVVFLLFNIGLELSVERLSSMKKYVFGLGTAQVLVTAVVIGFVAHLVAGQPGPAAIVIGNGLALSSTAVVLQVLQERGESTSRHGRATFSVLLFQDLAVVVLLILIPLISPNSSKGGIGFQAIAEALGLAAVKAIVAIAAIVAGGRLLLRPIYKQIAENQNAEIFSANTLLVILGTSLLTARAGLSMALGAFLAGLLLAETEFSLQVESDIAPYRGLLLGLFFMTVGMSIDPKLLVSNFPVIMGALGLLIGGKALLVVIVGRLFGISTISAIRSGLLLAPGGEFAFVAFGEAVNQGIMSPQLSSLLFLVVGISMAITPWLAAGGQLIANSFDLHDVRSLLPVESETDDLQDHIIICGFGRVGQIIAQLLSERLIPFVALDVRSDQVAIGRALDLPVYFGDAGSREVLHKVGAGRASAAAITLDSPGASYRTVWALSKYFPNVKTFVRAHDVDHGLNLEKAGATAVVPETLEPSLQLAAAVLAQTKLPMSEIAATINDFRSRHLSELTELCEASGSSLGYGFSRVMSKPKSDDSQAIEGTLA; encoded by the exons ATGGAATTTGCTAATAGTTTGCGGTATTCAAACTTGATATGTGGCGGTGAGGGCACCCGTTGTTACCAGTTGGATGTAAATTGGAAATCTAAAGGGAGGAGTTCTTTTTCTAGTGTTTATGGAAACACaagagtgaaaaaaaataagaatatatctGCGTCTTCTTCTTTGATTAAAGGAGAAATTGGTAAAGATTTGTGGGGAGGTAGGGGATTTAGGTACTTCAGTTCCAGGGTTGGTAATAATTTCTGCACTTCATTAGGAACGTTATGCTGTCAAGGCAATGATTCCATAGCTTATATCGATGGAAGTGAGCAAGATGTCAATAAGGTTGAAAGTGATAGTGAAGATAGCCAAGGAGTGGATAGTTCAGGAAAAGAGACTGGGGGAGAAGAGAAGGTGCCTAGCTTGGATGAATTAAGGGAATTGTTGCAGAAAGCCATTAATGAGTTAGAGGTTGCAAGGCTCAACAGTACCATGTTTGAGGAGAAGGCCCAAAGAATATCAGAAACTGCGATTGGATTAAAGGATGAAGCtgcaaattcttggaatgctgTTAATTCAACCTTACAAACAGTCAATGAAATTGTCAGCGAAGAAACTGTTGCTAAAGAAGCTTTTCGAAAAGCAACAATGGCACTTTCTTTAGCCGAAGCAAGACTTCAAGTGGAAATGGATTCATTAGAAGCAGCAACGAGTAGAAATGGTTCCCCAGACTTTTCAAGAGAAAGTGACTCAGAATATGATAGTAACGAGGAAGGactgaattctttgagagaaCATGAAGATACACTACTGGTTGTGCGGAATGATGTTAGAGAGTCCCAGAATACACTGGTCAATTGTGAGTTTGAACTGAAACGGGTGCTTTTCAGAAAAGAGGAGCTGCAGAAAGAAATAGATAGGCTAAATGATGTTGCAGAGAAAGCAGAACTTGCTGCTTTAAAAGCAGAAGAGGACGTGGCAAATATTATGCTTTTGGCAGAGCAAGCTGTTGCCATTGAACTTGAAGCTGCTCAACGTTTAAGTGATGCCGAAATTGCCTTACTGAAAGCAGAGAAAAATCTCTCTTCACAAATTGATAACCCAGAAGTACCAACTCAACAAAACGGGTCTTCATCTCAAGGACATATTTTAAGTAAAGAGACGGTCATTGAGGAGGAATGGGTGAATCAGGAAAAGTCAGGAGACACTGCAACTGGAAAGGATGGGAATCAAGTACTTGAAGTTGATTCTTTGTTGGGTGATTTTAAGCCTCTTAACCAGTTTGATGGACCTGAAAAGGGTCTTGGAAGTACTAGTTTATCTTATGAAAGTGACCAggataataaaaaagtaaatgcTGAATCATTAAAAGAAATTGAATCAGATTCAGAGAAGTCCAAGAACACATCTCAATCCAAAAAGCCGGAGATCCAAAAGGATCTTACCAGGGATGGGTCACCTCTCAACTCTCCCAAAGCATTACTGAAGAAATCGTCTCGTTTCTTTCCCGCTTCATTCTTTTCCTTGGATGGCACAGAGTTTACACCATCATCGTTTTTCCAAGGTCTTGTGGAATCTGGCAGGAAGCAATTGCCTAAGCTAATTATTGGTTCATTGCTTATTGTTGCTGG GGCTGCCTTTTATATGAAACGGGCAGATACCATCAACCAATTATTTCAACAACCAGATGTTATTACCTCAAGCATTGATGAAGTTGCAACAACTTCAGAGTCTTTTGTCTACCAAGTTCAGAAATTgccaaataaaattaagaaactaATCAAAATGCTTCCACATCAAGAG ATGAATGATGAAGAAACTTCTCTTGTTGACATGTTGTGGCTGTTGCTGGCTAGTGTAATATTCGTCCCTATTTTCCAGAAAATACCTGGAG GCAGTCCTGTCCTTGGGTATCTGGCTGCTGGCATTTTAATTGGACCTTATGGCCTCTCTATTATTCGACATGTACATGGTACAAAGGCAATTGCTGAATTTGGAGTAGTTTTCTTGCTCTTCAATATTGGACTAGAG CTCTCTGTTGAAAGACTCAGTTCCATGAAAAAGTATGTCTTTGGATTAGGGACTGCTCAG GTATTAGTGACTGCTGTTGTTATTGGATTTGTGGCTCACCTAGTCGCTGGGCAGCCTGGTCCTGCTGCAATTGTAATCGGGAATGGGCTTGCATTGTCATCTACAGCTGTTGTCCTTCAG GTATTACAAGAACGAGGTGAAAGCACATCTCGTCATGGACGAGCTACATTTTCAGTGTTACTATTTCAG GATTTGGCTGTTGTGGTGCTATTAATACTTATACCTCTTATTTCACCCAATTCATCAAAAGGAGGG ATTGGGTTCCAAGCAATTGCTGAAGCTCTTGGTTTGGCTGCTGTAAAGGCTATTGTAGCAATTGCAGCAATAGTTGCTGGAGGACGTTTG CTGCTTAGGCCAATATACAAGCAAATTGCGGAGAATCAAAATGCAGAGATATTTTCTGCAAATACACTTCTTGTTATTTTGGGTACCAGTCTCCTTACAGCCAGA GCTGGTCTTTCCATGGCGCTGGGAGCATTTTTGGCCGGGTTGCTTCTTGCAGAGACAGAATTCTCTTTGCAGGTTGAATCAGATATTGCTCCATATCGTGGCCTTCTGTTGGGACTCTTCTTCATGACG GTTGGAATGTCCATTGATCCAAAACTACTTGTTTCAAATTTCCCTGTTATTATGGGTGCATTGGGTCTCCTAATTGGAGGAAAGGCTCTATTGGTTGTCATTGTTGGTCGACTTTTTGGCATTTCAACAATTTCTGCCATAAGAAGTGGTCTTCTACTTGCTCCAGGGGGAGAATTTGCATTTGTGGCTTTTGGGGAGGCAGTTAATCAG GGTATTATGTCTCCCCAGCTGTCATCATTGCTGTTTCTTGTAGTTGGTATATCAATGGCCATCACTCCATGGTTAGCTGCTGGCGGTCAGTTAATAGCCAACAGTTTTGACTTACATGATGTACGCAGTTTGTTGCCTGTGGAGAGTGAG ACTGATGATCTGCAAgatcatataattatttgtgGATTCGGACGTGTTGGTCAG ATCATTGCACAGCTTCTTTCAGAACGACTAATTCCTTTTGTTGCCCTTGACGTAAGGAG CGACCAAGTAGCAATTGGCCGTGCACTTGATCTTCCTGTTTATTTTGGCGATGCTGGTAGTCGAGAG GTTCTCCATAAAGTTGGTGCTGGAAGGGCTTCTGCAGCAGCAATAACCTTAGACTCTCCTGGCGCAAGTTATAGAACCGTCTGGGCTTTGAGCAAGTATTTTCCCAATGTGAAGACATTTGTCCGAGCTCATGATGTTGATCATGGACTCAATTTGGAAAAAGCTGGAGCAACAGCT GTTGTACCAGAGACTTTGGAACCAAGTCTACAGCTAGCAGCTGCTGTTCTTGCACAA ACAAAACTGCCAATGTCGGAAATAGCAGCAACTATCAACGATTTTAGGTCCCGACATCTTTCTGAGCTTACCGAG CTATGCGAAGCAAGTGGGAGTTCTCTTGGTTACGGGTTCTCTAGGGTGATGAGCAAACCAAAATCTGATGATAGTCAAGCCATTGAAGGAACTCTAGCATAA
- the LOC124909995 gene encoding LIM domain-containing protein PLIM2c-like, with amino-acid sequence MTSLFTGTLDKCKACDKTMSNYSSMDGVLYCKTHFEQLFKQSGNFSKNFQTGGRHDRDNSTATRAPNKMSSFFSGTIDKCAACNKTVYPLEKMTMEGEPYHKSCFKCAHGGCPLTHCSYAALNGVLYCKNHFAQLFMEKGNYKHVLDAATHRRSAVVMVASDDKKPDVIEGSEGEEQP; translated from the exons ATGACGTCGTTATTCACGGGGACTCTAGACAAATGCAAGGCTTGCGATAAGACT ATGAGCAATTATTCATCCATGGATGGAGTCCTCTATTGCAAGACTCACTTTGAACAACTCTTCAAACAATCTGGCAATTTTAGCAAGAACTTCCAAACAG GTGGAAGACACGATAGGGACAATTCCACG gcTACGAGGGCACCAAACAAAATGTCCTCTTTCTTCTCTGGAACAATAGACAAATGTGCAGCTTGTAACAAGACTGTATATCCTCTCGAAAAg atgACAATGGAGGGGGAGCCATACCACAAGTCATGTTTCAAGTGTGCACATGGAGGTTGTCCTCTCACACATTGTTCTTATGCCGCTCTAAATGGAGTCCTCTATTGTAAGAACCACTTTGCCCAACTTTTCATGGAGAAAGGAAATTACAAACATGTCCTCGATGCTGCTACTCATCGGCGAAGTGCTGTTGTTATGGTCGCCAGCGATGATAAAAAGCCCGATGTCATTGAAGGATCAGAAGGCGAGGAACAACCCTAA
- the LOC124945689 gene encoding uncharacterized protein LOC124945689, with protein MTQKSTLFKGQQKKSIPANRHGKAIQTRKGKRNVKPSKTTKDMEADRELTKFINSCNETKAASYANKEGGQLSIVKAQVESNNKNSAKNT; from the exons ATGACGCAGAAAAGCACCCTATTCAAAGGGCAACAGAAGAAATCAATCCCTGCTAATCGACATGGCAAGGCCATTCAAACTCGTAAAG GGAAGAGAAATGTGAAACCTTCGAAGACCACTAAGGATATGGAAGCTGACCGT GAGCTTACCAAGTTCATCAACAGTTGCAACGAGACTAAAGCTGCTAGCTATGCTAACAAAGAAGGAGGTCAATTAAGCATTGTCAAGGCACAAGTTGAGTCTAACAACAAGAACAGTGCAAAGAATACTTGA
- the LOC124946049 gene encoding protein transport protein SEC31 homolog B-like, producing the protein MACVKTVNRSASVAFAPEAPYLAAGTMAGAVDLSFSSSANLEIFKLDFQSDDQELPLVGETTTSERFNRLSWGKNSAGSEEFSLGLIAGGLVDGSIGLWNPLNLIRSEASEDALVSQLSRHKGPVRGLEFNGLSPNHLASGADEGEICIWDITKPREPTHFPPLKGSGSATQGEISFLSWNSKVQHILASTSYNGTVVVWDLKKQKPVISFSDSTKRRCSVLQWHPDMATQLIVASDDDSSPTLRLWDMRNIMTPVREFVGHTMGVIAMSWCPNDSSYLLTCAKDNRTICWDVVSGEIVSELPAGTNWNFDVHWYPKIPGVISASSFDGKIGIYNMEACSRYGIGEDNVGAAQLRAPKWYKRKAGVSFGFGGKLVSFCSKDGTSGGSEVHIQSLVTEQTLASRSSEFQAAVQNWDRSSLKLICDGKSQETESEDEKETWCFLRILSEGGTARTKLLNHLGFSLPVEETDNLQNNVSEELNALGIEEKVSELVSYAADHGTSAFPTDNGDDFFNNLPSPKADTPVSASGNNFNAAVTSVETAQTEVVDEEWEENPDPSFDESIQHALVVGDYKGAVAKCISANKLADALVISHLGGASLWENTRDQYLKMSRSPYLKILSAMVNNDLSNLVKSRPLKSWKETLALICSFAQQEEWTLLCDALAARLMAAGNTLAANLCYICAGNIDKTIELWSWSLTKGLEGKSYVDLLQDLMEKTTVLVLASEPKQCSGSLCKLVENYAEILASQGLLSTAMGYLKLFGLDELSPELRVLQDRIAVSIENEKEIPKSIPSDYSSSQTGTEYGSQPSFGMPNTSPYYQEPVASHLPSVQDSSYANNYQQMSGTSYGRGYDMPVPYQPANPSPMFPSQQVSSQYAPPPIHNQPAVTTFNPANPMMLRNPEQYQQLNTLGSQLYPGTGVPNYPSGEGFSAPVTSQPGSIQGHKMPQVFTPAPAPTSRGGFMPVANSGVQRPVMGQSQPSSPTQSTQAPPAVTPAAPPPTIQTADTSKVPAQQRPVITTLTRLFNETSEALGGSRAVPAKKREIEDNSRKIGALYAKLNAGDISRNAAEKLVQICQALDNGDFNTALQILVQLTTSDWDECNFWLTALKRMIKTRQNVR; encoded by the exons ATGGCTTGCGTAAAGACGGTTAACCGATCGGCATCCGTGGCGTTCGCGCCAGAAGCACCGTACCTGGCGGCGGGGACGATGGCCGGAGCGGTGGATCTTTCTTTCAGTTCATCGGCAAATCTAGAGATATTCAAGCTTGATTTCCAGTCTGACGATCAGGAGCTGCCTTTGGTTGGAGAGACCACGACTTCCGAGCGTTTCAATCGGTTGTCATGGGGGAAGAATTCAGCTGGTTCGGAGGAATTCTCTCTCGGTTTAATTGCTGGTGGATTGGTGGATGGCAGCATTGGTCTATGGAACCCGCTGAATCTGATCCG TTCTGAGGCAAGTGAAGATGCTCTTGTATCACAACTCTCAAGGCATAAAGGGCCT GTCCGTGGCTTGGAGTTTAATGGCCTTTCCCCAAATCATCTTGCTTCTGGGGCCGATGAAGGGGAAATTTGTATTTGGGATATAACAAAACCTAGAGAGCCTACTCATTTCCCACCTCTGAAG GGTAGTGGATCTGCTACCCAGGGTgaaatttcttttttatcttgGAACAGCAAGGTTCAACATATATTAGCATCCACTTCATACAATGGAACAGTTG TTGTTTGGGACTTAAAGAAACAGAAGCCAGTAATCAG TTTTTCAGATTCGACTAAGCGGCGATGTTCTGTCCTGCAATGGCATCCTGATATGGCCACTCAGCTAATTGTAGCATCTGATGACGACAGCTCACCTACTCTCAGA CTATGGGATATGCGGAATATAATGACGCCTGTTAGAGAGTTTGTTGGACACACTATGG GCGTGATTGCGATGTCATGGTGTCCGAATGATAGTTCTTATCTGCTGACCTGTGCCAAAGATAATCGTACTATTTGCTGGGATGTTGTTTCTGGAGAG ATTGTCTCTGAACTTCCAGCTGGAACTAACTGGAACTTTGATGTACACTGGTACCCAAAGATACCTGGGGTCATTTCAGCATCCTCATTTGATGGAAAAATTGGCATTTACAATATGGAG GCTTGTAGCCGTTATGGCATTGGAGAGGACAATGTTGGTGCAG CACAACTAAGAGCACCAAAATGGTATAAGCGTAAAGCAGGAGTGTCCTTTGGGTTTGGGGGAAAACTTGTTTCATTTTGCTCAAAAGATGGTACATCAGGTGGTTCAGAG GTTCATATCCAAAGCTTGGTCACAGAACAGACTTTGGCAAGCCGTTCATCTGAATTCCAAGCGGCAGTACAAAACTGGGATAGATCTTCATTAAAGCTAATATGTGATGGAAAATCTCAAGAAACTGA GTCGGAGGATGAGAAAGAAACATGGTGTTTCCTGAGGATTTTGTCTGAAGGAGGGACAGCAAGGACAAAACTACTTAACCATCTTGGTTTTAGTTTACCTGTTGAGGAAACAGATAATCTGCAAAACAATGTTTCTGAGGAATTAAATGCTCTTGGAATTGAAGAAAAGGTATCAGAGTTAGTGAGTTATGCGGCAGATCATGGCACAAGTGCCTTCCCAACTGACAATGGAGATGATTTCTTTAACAATCTTCCAAGTCCTAAAGCTGACACACCTGTCTCAGCTTCTGGGAATAATTTTAATGCGGCAGTTACTAGTGTTGAGACAGCACAGACAGAAGTGGTGGATGAAGAATGGGAGGAGAACCCTGACCCGTCATTTGATGAGTCCATTCAGCATGCATTGGTTGTTGGAGACTATAAGGGTGCAGTTGCTAAATGCATATCTGCAAATAAACTAGCTGATGCTTTAGTTATTAGTCATCTTGGTGGAGCTTCCTTGTGGGAGAACACACGTGATCAATACCTTAAGATGAGTCGGTCTCCTTATTTAAAG ATTCTTTCTGCAATGGTGAACAATGATCTGTCCAACCTGGTCAAGAGTAGGCCCCTCAAATCCTGGAAAGAGACCCTTGCTCTAATTTGCTCT TTTGCCCAACAAGAGGAGTGGACTTTGCTATGTGATGCACTTGCTGCGAGGCTTATGGCTGCAGGCAATACACTGGCTGCCAATCTTTGCTACATATGCGCTGGCAATATTGATAAAACCATAGAATTATGGTCTTGGAGTCTTACCAAAGGTCTTGAAGGAAAATCCTATGTTGATCTTCTTCAG gaTTTAATGGAAAAGACAACTGTACTTGTTCTTGCTTCTGAGCCTAAGCAATGTAGTGGTTCTTTATGCAAGTTAGTTGAGAACTATGCTGAGATATTAGCCAGTCAAGGGCTTTTATCTACTGCTATGGGATACTTAAAATTGTTTGGATTGGACGAACTATCTCCTGAACTAAGGGTCTTGCAAGATCGCATTGCTGTGTCTATAGAAAATG AGAAAGAAATACCAAAATCTATTCCATCTGACTATTCTTCATCACAGACTGGAACAGAATATGGAAGTCAGCCCAGTTTTGGTATGCCCAACACTTCTCCTTATTATCAG GAACCAGTAGCATCACATCTGCCAAGTGTTCAAGACAGTTCTTATGCGAATAACTATCAACAGATGTCTGGTACTTCTTATGGTAGAGGATATGATATGCCTGTTCCATATCAGCCTGCAAACCCATCACCAATGTTCCCATCACAGCAGGTCTCCTCTCAG TATGCTCCACCTCCTATCCACAATCAGCCCGCTGTCACAACTTTCAATCCTGCAAACCCTATGATGTTGAGAAATCCGGAGCAGTATCAGCAGCTAAATACACTGGGTTCTCAGTTATATCct GGGACTGGAGTTCCTAACTATCCATCTGGCGAGGGTTTTTCTGCTCCGGTTACATCTCAACCGGGTTCTATTCAAGGTCATAAAATGCCTCAGGTTTTTACTCCCGCTCCTGCTCCCACATCCCGAGGAGGATTCATGCCTGTTGCAAATTCTGGAGTTCAAAGACCTGTAATGGGTCAATCACAGCCATCCAGCCCCACTCAGTCCACACAAGCACCACCTGCTGTAACTCCTGCTGCTCCTCCACCCACAATACAGACAGCTGATACTTCAAAAGTTCCTG CGCAACAAAGGCCTGTTATTACAACTTTGACCAGACTTTTCAACGAGACATCAGAGGCACTAGGAGGCTCACGTGCGGTTCCAGCTAAAAAGCGTGAGATAGAAGACAACTCAAGGAAAATAGGGGCCTTGTATGCAAAACTCAACGCTGGGGATATATCTAGAAACGCGGCTGAAAAACTTGTCCAAATCTGCCAAGCTTTGGATAATGGAGATTTCAATACTGCTCTCCAAATCTTG GTCCAACTTACCACAAGCGATTGGGATGAATGCAACTTCTGGTTGACTGCTCTAAAACGCATGATCAAGACCAGGCAAAACGTCAGATGA